A genomic window from Halomonas sp. LR3S48 includes:
- a CDS encoding MBL fold metallo-hydrolase, protein MPTTPEPSHDTPLLDLLRRHPRVLLTGPPGSGKTTLVRRVAARLADQGQACHCLAADPGLPGFGPPGAICLGRWDPMRGEGGEWHLETIEALATLDGSRFRLPLVEAVRRLAERVEAGPLLLDAPGVERGIGGAELLAALVSASHASAVVRLAPENAPDPYAQERAALDLEVLKLPAAAEARHPGRQLRTQRRTEAWDTYLTEAVEQSLDLVGLAIIGTPPPRDAPHAWHRRQVGLLDATGRTLATGEVLALEGERLTVLAPPLGDTPRTLVIRDAMRHPEGHLGTARPYRAPYPATPDEPSLRLPLQEAIDGPRPTLRLDGVRATLVNGVFGDPLLHLRLRHRKRSLLFDLGDPGRLPARLAHQISDVFISHAHFDHIGGFLWLLRSRIGDYTPCRVYGPPGLAGHLDGLMRGILWDRVEEKAPRFEVFELHDKRLAHYRLVAGQPMKALSPREVDDGVLHVEPGFRVRAVTLDHGTPVLAFAFEPDVEVKVRKERLDAHGWAPGPWLGELKQHVHAGVDETVIELPDGRQRTVAELAQHLLLSQPGKRLVYATDFGDTPDNRERLLTLARGAEVLFCEASFREDQAEQARRTGHLTARGCGEIAAAAAVGQLVPFHFSRRHVEDVAELYAEIRQYFPRLASTPGSEPYSEDLD, encoded by the coding sequence ATGCCCACGACACCGGAGCCGTCCCACGACACCCCGCTGCTCGACCTGCTGCGCCGCCACCCCCGCGTATTGCTGACCGGCCCGCCCGGCAGCGGCAAGACCACGCTCGTGCGCCGCGTGGCCGCCCGGCTTGCCGATCAGGGCCAGGCTTGCCATTGCCTAGCCGCCGACCCCGGCCTGCCCGGCTTCGGCCCACCCGGTGCCATCTGCCTGGGGCGCTGGGACCCGATGCGGGGGGAGGGTGGCGAATGGCACCTGGAGACCATCGAGGCCCTGGCCACCCTGGACGGTTCGCGCTTTCGCCTGCCGCTGGTCGAGGCGGTGCGTCGTCTTGCCGAACGGGTCGAGGCCGGGCCGCTGCTCCTCGATGCGCCGGGCGTGGAGCGTGGCATCGGCGGCGCCGAGCTGCTCGCAGCACTCGTCAGCGCCAGCCACGCCAGCGCCGTGGTGCGGCTGGCGCCGGAAAACGCGCCCGACCCTTACGCGCAGGAGCGTGCAGCGCTGGACCTGGAAGTACTGAAGTTGCCCGCCGCCGCGGAGGCACGCCACCCAGGGCGCCAGCTTCGCACCCAACGACGTACCGAGGCGTGGGACACCTACCTGACCGAAGCCGTGGAGCAATCGCTCGATCTCGTCGGCCTGGCCATTATCGGCACCCCACCTCCGCGCGACGCCCCCCACGCCTGGCACAGGCGTCAGGTCGGCCTGCTCGACGCTACCGGCCGCACCCTGGCCACGGGGGAAGTGCTGGCACTGGAAGGTGAGCGGCTAACGGTGCTGGCTCCGCCACTGGGCGACACCCCGCGCACCCTGGTGATACGTGACGCCATGCGCCATCCCGAGGGCCATCTCGGCACGGCGCGCCCCTATCGTGCCCCTTACCCAGCGACACCCGACGAACCATCCCTGAGGCTACCGTTACAGGAAGCCATCGACGGCCCGCGGCCGACGCTGCGCCTCGATGGGGTCCGCGCCACGCTGGTCAACGGCGTGTTCGGCGACCCGCTGCTGCATCTGCGCCTGCGTCATCGCAAGCGCAGCCTGCTGTTCGACTTGGGCGACCCCGGTCGGCTGCCGGCGCGGCTGGCCCACCAAATCAGCGACGTCTTCATCAGCCACGCCCACTTCGACCATATCGGCGGTTTCCTGTGGCTGTTGCGCTCGCGCATCGGCGATTACACGCCGTGCCGGGTCTACGGCCCACCCGGGCTCGCCGGTCACCTGGACGGCTTGATGCGCGGCATCCTGTGGGATCGTGTCGAGGAGAAAGCGCCTCGCTTCGAGGTCTTCGAGCTGCACGACAAGCGCCTGGCCCACTATCGCCTGGTGGCCGGCCAGCCGATGAAGGCGCTCTCGCCGCGCGAGGTCGATGACGGCGTGCTGCACGTGGAGCCCGGCTTTCGCGTGCGAGCGGTCACGTTGGATCACGGCACGCCGGTGCTGGCCTTTGCCTTTGAGCCGGACGTCGAGGTCAAGGTGCGCAAGGAGCGCCTGGATGCGCATGGCTGGGCACCCGGCCCATGGCTCGGCGAACTCAAGCAGCATGTACACGCCGGCGTGGACGAGACGGTGATCGAACTGCCCGATGGCCGCCAGCGGACGGTCGCCGAACTGGCCCAGCACCTGCTACTTTCGCAACCTGGGAAGCGCCTCGTCTATGCCACCGATTTCGGCGATACGCCCGATAATCGCGAACGCCTGCTCACGCTTGCCCGCGGTGCCGAGGTGCTGTTCTGCGAGGCCTCGTTTCGCGAGGATCAGGCTGAGCAGGCCCGGCGTACCGGCCACCTGACTGCCCGCGGCTGCGGCGAGATCGCCGCCGCGGCCGCGGTCGGCCAACTGGTGCCGTTCCACTTCTCGCGTCGCCACGTCGAGGACGTGGCTGAGCTCTACGCCGAGATACGCCAATACTTTCCGCGTCTGGCCAGTACACCCGGCAGCGAACCCTATTCCGAAGACCTGGATTGA
- the greA gene encoding transcription elongation factor GreA, with the protein MNKVPMTVAGEARLREELEQLKGVERPRVINAIAEAREHGDLKENAEYHAAREQQGFIEGRIQEIESKLSNAQVIDVQKLPQTGKVIFGVTVELINLNNDEEVAYQIVGEDEANIKSGKISVTSPIARALIGKEEGDVVVVATPGGEVEYEVASVRHL; encoded by the coding sequence ATGAATAAAGTCCCGATGACCGTCGCAGGCGAGGCACGCCTGCGTGAGGAGCTGGAACAGCTCAAGGGTGTCGAGCGTCCTCGGGTGATCAACGCCATTGCCGAGGCGCGCGAGCACGGCGATTTGAAGGAGAACGCCGAATACCATGCGGCGCGCGAGCAGCAAGGGTTCATCGAGGGGCGGATCCAGGAGATCGAGAGCAAGCTCTCCAATGCCCAGGTGATCGACGTGCAGAAGCTGCCCCAGACCGGCAAGGTGATCTTCGGCGTCACCGTCGAGCTGATCAATCTCAATAACGACGAGGAGGTCGCCTACCAGATCGTCGGCGAGGATGAGGCCAACATCAAGAGCGGCAAGATCTCCGTCACCTCGCCCATCGCCCGTGCCCTGATCGGCAAGGAGGAGGGCGACGTGGTGGTGGTCGCCACGCCGGGCGGCGAGGTGGAGTACGAGGTTGCCAGCGTTCGGCATCTCTGA
- the dndB gene encoding DNA sulfur modification protein DndB — MTQMAGATAQQTHDFPALRGIQGGRACYTIMCPLRLIPKLFTYDDSSLPPEQRAQRAINPGRIPEITDYLTQNAENYILPAITASLDQEAEFVPSGKDLVPLVGELRIPRDARLLINDGQHRRAAIERAVTKKKELGHDSIPVLLFIDEGLKRSQQMFADLNRHAIRPSTSLNTFFDKRDAASTLARCVMQEVPCFRELTEVEKSSLPLKSRKLFTLSAIKNASWRFLEKRKRDVANGDEHTQCIAFWSGVCQVMPDWQEAMENISLPMQLRQGSIHAHGVFLQALAVACASLRHEVPGYEPDWYAARLMSLMDENWQRSNPEWEGRCLRDGRISKSHTSVELLASYLKLRLGIPLSDEQRGLEENYSR; from the coding sequence ATGACACAGATGGCGGGAGCAACAGCGCAGCAAACCCATGATTTCCCAGCTTTGCGGGGGATTCAGGGAGGGCGTGCATGCTACACCATCATGTGCCCGCTACGCCTCATCCCGAAGCTGTTTACCTATGATGACTCCAGCCTTCCGCCTGAGCAGCGCGCGCAGCGCGCTATCAACCCAGGACGCATTCCCGAAATTACGGATTACCTGACACAGAACGCTGAGAATTACATTCTTCCCGCTATCACTGCATCGCTAGATCAGGAGGCTGAATTCGTACCTTCCGGGAAGGACCTCGTACCACTCGTTGGTGAGCTGCGCATACCTCGCGATGCCCGGCTGCTCATCAATGATGGCCAGCATCGGCGTGCTGCGATTGAGCGCGCGGTGACGAAGAAGAAAGAGCTCGGACATGACAGCATTCCTGTGTTGCTATTCATCGATGAAGGACTCAAGCGCAGCCAGCAAATGTTTGCTGACCTAAACCGCCATGCGATCCGTCCGAGCACCTCGCTCAACACGTTTTTTGACAAGCGTGACGCCGCCTCGACACTAGCGCGCTGCGTGATGCAGGAAGTGCCTTGTTTTCGCGAGCTGACTGAGGTCGAGAAAAGTTCTCTGCCTCTCAAATCACGCAAGCTGTTCACTCTGAGCGCCATTAAGAATGCTAGCTGGCGATTCTTGGAAAAGCGCAAACGCGACGTAGCTAACGGAGACGAACATACGCAATGCATCGCTTTTTGGTCAGGCGTTTGCCAGGTCATGCCTGACTGGCAGGAAGCCATGGAAAATATCAGCCTTCCCATGCAGCTCCGGCAGGGTAGCATCCATGCGCATGGCGTTTTTCTCCAGGCGTTAGCTGTTGCCTGCGCCTCCCTTAGACATGAGGTGCCTGGCTATGAACCCGACTGGTATGCCGCTCGCCTAATGAGCCTGATGGATGAAAACTGGCAACGCTCGAACCCTGAATGGGAGGGGCGCTGCCTGCGAGACGGTCGCATTTCTAAATCCCATACCTCTGTAGAGTTGCTTGCAAGCTACCTCAAACTACGCTTAGGCATCCCGCTCAGCGATGAACAGCGCGGACTCGAGGAAAACTATTCACGATGA
- the carB gene encoding carbamoyl-phosphate synthase large subunit, whose protein sequence is MPKRTDINSILIIGAGPIVIGQACEFDYSGAQACKALREEGFRVILVNSNPATIMTDPAMADATYIEPITWQAVEKIIEAERPDAILPTMGGQTALNCALELDKHGVLEKYGVEMIGANADAINKAEDRDLFDQAMKRIGLECPKAEVAHSMAEAWRIQESLGFPVIIRPSYTMGGSGGGVAYNKEEFEEICTRGFELSNNHELLIDESLLGWKEYEMEVVRDKNDNCIIVCAIENFDPMGVHTGDSITVAPAQTLTDKEYQIMRDASLAVLREIGVETGGSNVQFGVDPQTGRMVVIEMNPRVSRSSALASKATGFPIAKIAAKLAVGYTLDELSNDITGGRTPASFEPSIDYVVTKIPRFTFEKFPQANDRLTTQMKSVGEVMAIGRTFQESLQKALRGLETGNDGLDPKFPEFKAGEFSDDAMAHIKGELQAAGAERIFFIADAMRAGMSVEEIFTLTRIDPWFLVQLEELVRIEQDVAKRSLSDFTPRELFGLKRKGFSDARLAGLLGVSEKEFRRTRQKAGIRPVYKRVDTCAAEFASNTAYMYSTYEEECEADVSDRRKIMVLGGGPNRIGQGIEFDYCCVHAAFAMRDDGYETIMVNCNPETVSTDYDTSDRLYFEPVTLEDVLEIADKEQPVGVIVQFGGQTPLKLARELEAAGVPIIGTTPDAIDRAEDRERFQQMIDKLGLKQPPNATARSFDEAFAKAEAIGYPLVVRPSYVLGGRAMEIVYDASELENYMTHAVKVSNDSPVLLDHFLNAAIEIDIDAVSDGHEVVIGGIMQHIEQAGVHSGDSACALPPYSLPAEVQDEMRDQVKRMAVELGVVGLMNVQLAWQDGEIYVIEVNPRASRTAPFVSKCIGTSLAQIAARCMAGKSLAEQGFTREIVPHFYSVKEAVFPFNKFPGVDPILSPEMKSTGEVMGSGETFAEAFYKAQLGAGEAIPKLEGERKAFLSVRDPDKVGVIEIARSLLGLGFTLCATRGTAVALEAAGLEVEVVNKVYEGRPHIVDLLKNDDIAYIVNTTEGRQAINDSSVIRRTALARKVPYATTLAGASAVCMALEYGNAITVRRLQELHAGATQ, encoded by the coding sequence ATGCCCAAGCGTACCGACATCAACAGTATCCTGATCATTGGCGCCGGCCCCATCGTCATCGGCCAGGCGTGCGAGTTCGACTACTCCGGCGCCCAGGCCTGCAAGGCGCTGCGCGAGGAGGGCTTCCGGGTCATCCTGGTCAACTCCAACCCGGCCACCATCATGACCGACCCGGCGATGGCCGACGCCACCTACATCGAGCCGATCACCTGGCAGGCGGTGGAGAAGATCATCGAGGCCGAGCGCCCCGACGCCATCCTGCCCACCATGGGCGGCCAGACCGCGCTCAACTGCGCGCTCGAGCTCGACAAGCACGGCGTGCTCGAGAAGTACGGGGTGGAGATGATCGGCGCCAACGCCGATGCCATCAACAAGGCCGAGGATCGCGACCTGTTCGACCAGGCCATGAAGCGCATCGGCCTGGAGTGCCCCAAGGCCGAGGTGGCGCACTCCATGGCGGAGGCCTGGCGCATCCAGGAGTCGCTGGGTTTCCCGGTGATCATCCGCCCCTCCTACACCATGGGCGGCTCCGGCGGCGGCGTGGCCTACAACAAGGAGGAGTTCGAGGAGATCTGTACCCGCGGTTTCGAGCTCTCCAACAACCATGAGCTGCTGATCGACGAGTCGCTGCTGGGTTGGAAGGAGTACGAGATGGAGGTCGTTCGCGACAAGAACGACAACTGCATCATCGTCTGTGCGATCGAGAACTTCGACCCCATGGGCGTGCACACCGGCGACTCCATCACCGTGGCCCCGGCGCAGACGCTGACCGACAAGGAGTACCAGATCATGCGCGACGCCTCGCTGGCGGTGCTGCGCGAGATCGGTGTCGAGACCGGCGGCTCCAACGTGCAGTTCGGTGTCGACCCGCAGACCGGTCGCATGGTCGTGATCGAGATGAACCCTCGGGTGTCGCGCTCCTCGGCGCTGGCCTCCAAGGCCACCGGCTTCCCGATCGCCAAGATCGCCGCCAAGCTGGCGGTGGGCTACACCCTGGACGAGCTCTCCAACGACATTACCGGCGGGCGCACCCCGGCCTCGTTCGAGCCGTCGATCGACTACGTGGTCACCAAGATTCCGCGCTTCACCTTCGAGAAGTTCCCCCAGGCCAACGATCGCCTCACCACCCAGATGAAGTCGGTGGGCGAGGTGATGGCCATCGGTCGCACCTTCCAGGAGTCGCTGCAGAAGGCGCTGCGCGGGCTCGAGACCGGCAACGACGGCCTCGACCCCAAGTTTCCTGAATTCAAGGCCGGGGAGTTCAGCGACGACGCCATGGCCCACATCAAGGGCGAGCTGCAGGCGGCCGGCGCCGAGCGCATCTTCTTCATCGCCGACGCCATGCGCGCCGGTATGAGCGTGGAGGAGATCTTCACCCTGACCAGGATCGACCCCTGGTTCCTGGTCCAGCTCGAGGAGCTGGTGCGCATCGAGCAGGACGTGGCCAAGCGCTCGCTCTCCGATTTCACCCCGCGTGAGCTGTTCGGCCTCAAGCGCAAGGGCTTCAGTGACGCGCGCCTGGCCGGGCTGCTCGGGGTCTCCGAGAAGGAGTTCCGCCGCACGCGCCAGAAGGCCGGCATCCGCCCGGTCTACAAGCGCGTCGACACCTGCGCCGCCGAGTTCGCATCAAACACCGCCTACATGTACTCCACCTACGAGGAGGAGTGCGAGGCCGATGTCTCCGATCGCCGGAAGATCATGGTGCTGGGCGGCGGGCCCAACCGTATCGGCCAGGGCATCGAGTTCGACTACTGCTGCGTCCATGCCGCCTTCGCCATGCGCGACGACGGCTATGAGACCATCATGGTCAACTGCAACCCCGAGACCGTCTCTACCGACTACGATACTTCCGACCGTCTCTACTTCGAGCCGGTCACCCTGGAGGATGTGCTGGAAATCGCCGACAAGGAGCAGCCGGTCGGCGTGATCGTGCAGTTCGGCGGCCAGACCCCGCTCAAGCTGGCCCGCGAGCTCGAGGCTGCCGGTGTGCCGATCATCGGCACCACTCCTGATGCCATCGACCGCGCCGAGGACCGCGAGCGCTTCCAGCAGATGATCGACAAGCTGGGCCTCAAGCAGCCGCCCAACGCCACCGCGCGCAGCTTCGACGAGGCCTTCGCCAAGGCCGAGGCGATCGGCTACCCGCTGGTGGTGCGCCCGAGCTATGTGCTCGGCGGCCGCGCCATGGAGATCGTCTACGACGCCTCCGAGCTCGAGAACTACATGACCCACGCGGTGAAGGTCTCCAACGACTCGCCGGTGCTGCTCGACCACTTCCTCAACGCCGCCATCGAGATCGACATCGACGCCGTCTCCGACGGTCACGAGGTGGTGATCGGCGGCATCATGCAGCACATCGAGCAGGCCGGCGTGCACTCCGGCGACTCCGCCTGTGCGCTGCCGCCCTACTCGCTGCCCGCCGAGGTACAGGACGAGATGCGCGACCAGGTCAAGCGCATGGCGGTCGAGCTCGGCGTGGTAGGCCTGATGAACGTCCAACTGGCGTGGCAGGATGGAGAGATCTACGTCATCGAGGTCAACCCGCGCGCCTCGCGCACTGCACCCTTCGTCTCCAAGTGCATCGGCACTTCGCTGGCCCAGATCGCCGCCCGCTGCATGGCCGGCAAGTCCTTGGCCGAGCAGGGCTTCACCCGCGAGATCGTGCCGCACTTCTATAGCGTCAAGGAGGCGGTGTTCCCGTTCAACAAGTTCCCCGGTGTCGACCCCATCCTGTCGCCGGAGATGAAGTCCACTGGCGAGGTGATGGGCTCGGGCGAGACCTTCGCCGAGGCCTTTTACAAGGCGCAGCTGGGGGCCGGCGAGGCGATTCCCAAGCTCGAAGGCGAGCGCAAGGCGTTCCTCTCGGTGCGCGACCCGGACAAGGTCGGCGTTATCGAGATCGCCCGTTCTCTGCTAGGATTGGGGTTCACGTTGTGCGCGACCCGCGGCACCGCTGTCGCCCTCGAAGCCGCCGGGCTCGAGGTGGAGGTCGTCAACAAGGTTTACGAAGGCCGTCCGCATATCGTCGATCTGCTCAAGAACGACGACATCGCCTATATCGTCAATACCACCGAGGGGCGTCAGGCCATCAACGACTCCTCGGTGATCCGTCGTACCGCGCTCGCCCGCAAGGTGCCCTATGCCACCACCCTGGCCGGGGCCAGTGCCGTTTGCATGGCGCTCGAATATGGCAACGCGATTACGGTGCGGCGGTTACAGGAACTGCATGCAGGAGCGACACAATGA
- a CDS encoding DMT family transporter has protein sequence MSAPITPRLAHLGMLLWSLLVGLSFPAVGLMGELPPLSLTALRFAIACAGLWWLARRSPDFLPPWRLLPLYALMGLCLAGFFAAMFWAAHHATALSMATLYVTVPLLAYLLGLGFRVERLGWQLPAILALGACGALGLAFAEALSHGEGLQLGIGEAVFFLGCVSSALYPVLSKWGLAREWLPESAAVRTFWSLGLGGLLIGVLGLTIEPAAELVGMRWQDFALVVYLGLFSSALTFWLMQRATSVLTPGAVTAYGYMVPFVSMLLLFATAPEQIGWQWLPGSALVLAAIGMLLRQNGKGAEKCQSRSSE, from the coding sequence TTGAGCGCGCCGATAACGCCCCGGCTTGCCCACCTGGGCATGCTGCTGTGGTCGCTGCTGGTCGGGCTGTCGTTTCCCGCCGTGGGGTTGATGGGCGAGCTGCCACCGCTTTCGCTCACCGCCCTGCGCTTCGCCATCGCCTGTGCCGGGCTATGGTGGTTGGCACGGCGCTCGCCCGACTTCCTGCCGCCTTGGCGGCTGTTGCCGCTCTACGCGCTGATGGGGCTGTGCCTGGCCGGTTTCTTCGCAGCCATGTTCTGGGCCGCCCACCATGCCACCGCGCTCTCCATGGCCACGCTCTACGTCACCGTGCCGCTGCTGGCCTACCTGCTGGGGCTCGGGTTTCGCGTCGAGCGCTTGGGCTGGCAATTGCCGGCGATCCTGGCGCTGGGTGCCTGCGGGGCGCTGGGGCTCGCCTTTGCCGAAGCCCTCAGCCACGGCGAAGGCCTGCAGCTGGGTATCGGTGAGGCAGTGTTCTTCCTCGGCTGCGTGTCGTCGGCACTCTACCCGGTGCTGAGCAAGTGGGGGCTGGCCCGCGAATGGCTGCCCGAGTCGGCGGCGGTGCGCACCTTCTGGAGTCTGGGGCTGGGCGGCCTGCTGATCGGCGTGCTGGGGCTCACCATCGAGCCCGCTGCCGAACTGGTCGGCATGCGCTGGCAGGACTTCGCCCTGGTGGTCTACCTGGGCCTTTTCTCCAGTGCCCTCACCTTCTGGTTGATGCAGCGTGCCACCTCCGTGCTCACACCTGGGGCCGTCACTGCCTACGGCTACATGGTGCCCTTCGTCTCGATGCTGTTGCTGTTCGCCACCGCGCCCGAGCAGATCGGCTGGCAGTGGCTGCCGGGCAGTGCCCTGGTGCTGGCCGCCATCGGCATGCTGCTGCGCCAGAACGGCAAGGGCGCCGAGAAGTGTCAATCCAGGTCTTCGGAATAG
- the carA gene encoding glutamine-hydrolyzing carbamoyl-phosphate synthase small subunit, whose protein sequence is MNRPAILALEDGSIFHGTAIGADGRTSGEVVFNTAMTGYQEILTDLSYTRQIVTLTYPHIGNTGVNAEDVESGSIAAAGLVIRDLPLIASNFRSEQSLSDYLKGQNVLGIADIDTRRLTRILRDKGAQNGAILAGTEAEGDDAVERALAAAREFPGLKGMDLAKEVSCKQAYEWSEAEWVLGQGNIDATGSERPFHVVVYDYGVKYNILRMLASRGCRLTVVPAQTPAAEVLAKNPDGILLANGPGDPAPCDYAIAAIQEILETEVPVFGICLGHQLLALAAGAKTVKMNHGHHGANHPVQDLATGHVMITSQNHGFAVDEASLPGNVRAIHRSLFDGTLQGIELTDRPAFSFQGHPEASPGPRDVSPLFDRFVEMMKARR, encoded by the coding sequence TTGAACAGACCCGCGATATTGGCCCTGGAAGACGGCAGTATCTTCCACGGCACGGCCATCGGCGCCGATGGACGAACCAGCGGTGAGGTGGTGTTCAATACGGCCATGACCGGCTATCAGGAGATCCTCACCGACCTCTCCTATACCCGACAGATCGTGACCCTCACCTACCCGCACATCGGTAACACCGGCGTCAACGCCGAGGACGTCGAGTCGGGCTCGATCGCCGCCGCCGGCCTGGTGATCCGCGATCTGCCGCTCATCGCCAGCAACTTCCGCTCCGAGCAGTCGCTCTCCGACTACCTCAAGGGCCAGAACGTGCTCGGCATCGCCGATATCGATACCCGCCGCCTGACCCGCATCCTGCGCGACAAGGGTGCCCAGAACGGGGCGATTCTGGCCGGCACCGAGGCCGAAGGCGACGATGCCGTCGAGCGCGCGCTGGCCGCGGCACGGGAGTTCCCCGGGCTCAAGGGCATGGACCTGGCCAAGGAGGTCTCGTGCAAGCAGGCCTACGAATGGAGCGAGGCCGAGTGGGTGCTGGGCCAGGGCAATATCGATGCCACGGGCAGTGAGCGTCCCTTCCACGTGGTGGTCTACGACTACGGTGTGAAGTACAACATCCTGCGCATGCTTGCCTCACGCGGCTGTCGCCTCACCGTGGTGCCGGCACAGACCCCGGCCGCCGAGGTGCTGGCCAAGAACCCTGACGGCATTCTGCTGGCCAATGGCCCTGGCGACCCCGCGCCCTGCGACTATGCCATCGCCGCGATCCAGGAAATCCTCGAAACCGAGGTTCCGGTGTTCGGCATCTGCCTGGGCCACCAGCTGCTGGCGCTGGCGGCCGGTGCCAAGACGGTGAAGATGAACCACGGCCACCACGGTGCCAACCACCCGGTGCAGGATCTGGCGACCGGCCACGTGATGATCACCAGCCAGAACCACGGCTTCGCCGTCGACGAGGCGAGCCTGCCGGGCAACGTGCGCGCCATTCACCGCTCGCTGTTCGACGGCACGCTGCAGGGCATCGAGCTGACCGATCGGCCGGCCTTCAGTTTCCAGGGTCACCCGGAAGCGAGCCCCGGGCCGCGCGACGTGTCGCCGCTGTTCGATCGCTTCGTCGAGATGATGAAGGCCCGCCGCTAG
- a CDS encoding DUF2218 domain-containing protein: MPMSRAEIATESGARLMNRLCKHWAHKLEVEQGEEESRVVFDEGSCVMRVEPGKLVVAIEALEEESLDRLEGVVDSHLQRMAGDEDLAIVWEN; this comes from the coding sequence ATGCCGATGTCGCGTGCCGAGATCGCCACCGAGTCCGGGGCGAGGCTGATGAACCGGCTGTGCAAGCACTGGGCGCACAAGCTGGAGGTGGAGCAGGGTGAGGAGGAGAGCCGGGTGGTGTTCGATGAGGGCTCCTGCGTGATGCGCGTCGAGCCGGGCAAGCTGGTAGTGGCCATCGAGGCGCTGGAGGAGGAGAGTCTCGACCGCCTGGAAGGCGTCGTCGACTCCCACCTGCAGCGCATGGCGGGCGACGAGGACCTGGCGATCGTCTGGGAAAATTGA
- the dapB gene encoding 4-hydroxy-tetrahydrodipicolinate reductase, which yields MTRIAIVGVAGRMGRTLVNAVQQDAGASLAGGIVEPGSTLAGADIGELAGLGRLGVTAVDSLDAIVDDFDVLIDFTAPQVTLANLAFCAEHGKRMVIGTTGLADDELAELDGYRDRLPFVFAPNMSVGVNLTLKLLETAAKALGNEGYDIEVIEAHHRHKVDSPSGTALKMGEVVAEALDRTLKEHGVFERVGQCGPRTDKEIGFATVRAGDIVGEHTVMFATEGERIEITHKASSRMTFAKGAVRAARWVADQENGRYGMQDVLGL from the coding sequence ATGACCCGTATCGCCATCGTCGGTGTCGCCGGCCGCATGGGCCGCACCCTGGTCAACGCCGTGCAGCAGGATGCCGGGGCCAGCCTGGCCGGCGGCATCGTCGAGCCGGGCAGCACGCTGGCCGGAGCCGACATCGGCGAGCTGGCGGGCCTCGGTAGGCTGGGCGTGACGGCAGTGGATTCGCTCGATGCCATCGTCGACGACTTCGACGTGCTGATCGACTTCACCGCGCCCCAGGTGACGCTGGCCAACCTGGCCTTCTGCGCCGAGCATGGCAAGCGCATGGTGATCGGCACCACCGGGCTCGCCGACGACGAGCTGGCCGAACTCGACGGCTACCGCGACAGGCTGCCCTTCGTCTTCGCCCCCAACATGAGCGTGGGGGTGAACCTGACCCTGAAGCTGCTCGAGACCGCGGCGAAGGCGCTGGGCAACGAGGGCTATGACATCGAGGTGATCGAGGCTCATCATCGCCACAAGGTCGACTCACCCTCCGGCACGGCGCTGAAGATGGGCGAGGTCGTGGCCGAGGCGCTGGATCGCACGCTCAAGGAGCACGGCGTGTTCGAGCGCGTCGGCCAGTGCGGGCCGCGCACCGACAAGGAGATCGGCTTCGCCACGGTGCGCGCCGGCGACATCGTCGGCGAGCACACGGTGATGTTCGCCACCGAGGGCGAGCGCATCGAGATCACCCACAAGGCCTCTAGCCGCATGACCTTCGCCAAGGGCGCGGTGCGCGCGGCGCGCTGGGTCGCCGATCAAGAAAACGGTCGGTACGGCATGCAGGATGTATTGGGTTTGTGA